A single genomic interval of Prionailurus viverrinus isolate Anna chromosome A2, UM_Priviv_1.0, whole genome shotgun sequence harbors:
- the CARM1 gene encoding histone-arginine methyltransferase CARM1 isoform X3, with protein sequence MGVGAPESGERRNDVKGQREKRACVVARDEDVCVFKCSVSRETECSRVGKQSFIITLGCNSVLIQFATPNDFCSFYNILKTCRGHTLERSVFSERTEESSAVQYFQFYGYLSQQQNMMQDYVRTGTYQRAILQNHTDFKDKIVLDVGCGSGILSFFAAQAGARKIYAVEASTMAQHAEVLVKSNNLTERIVVIPGKVEEVSLPEQVDIIISEPMGYMLFNERMLESYLHAKKYLRPGGNMFPTIGDVHLAPFTDEQLYMEQFTKANFWYQPSFHGVDLSALRGAAVDEYFRQPVVDTFDIRILMAKSVKYTVNFLEAKEGDLHRIEIPFKFHMLHSGLVHGLAFWFDVAFIGSIMTVWLSTAPTEPLTHWYQVRCLFQSPLFAKAGDTLSGTCLLIANKRQSYDISIVAQVDQTGSKSSNLLDLKNPFFRYTGTTPSPPPGSHYTSPSENMWNTGSTYNLSSGMAVAGMPTAYDLSSVIAGGSSVGHNNLIPLANTGIVNHTHSRMGSIMSTGIVQGSSGAQGSGGGGSSAHYAVNSQFTMGGPAISMASPMSIPTNTMHYGS encoded by the exons AcgaagatgtgtgtgtgtttaagtgcTCGGTGTcccgagagacagagtgcagccGCGTGGGCAAGCAGTCCTTCATAATCACCCTGGGCTGCAACAGCGTCCTCATCCAGTTCGCCACTCCCAATG ACTTCTGTTCCTTCTATAACATCCTGAAAACCTGTCGGGGCCACACCCTGGAGCGGTCGGTGTTCAGCGAGCGCACAGAGGAGTCCTCCGCCGTGCAGTATTTCCAG TTTTACGGCTACCTGTCCCAGCAGCAGAACATGATGCAGGACTACGTGCGGACAGGCACCTACCAGCGCGCCATCCTGCAGAACCACACGGACTTCAAGGACAAG atcGTTCTGGACGTGGGCTGTGGCTCTGGCATCCTCTCGTTTTTCGCCGCCCAGGCCGGGGCGAGGAAGATCTACGCGGTGGAGGCCAGCACCATGGCCCAGCACGCAGAG GTCTTGGTGAAGAGTAACAACCTCACTGAGCGCATCGTGGTCATCCCCGGGAAGGTGGAGGAAGTCTCGCTCCCCGAGCAGGTGGACATCATCATCTCGGAGCCCATGGGCTACATGCTCTTCAACGAGCGCATGCTCGAGAGCTACCTCCACGCCAAGAAATACCTGAGGCCGGGGG gaAACATGTTCCCCACCATTGGTGACGTCCATCTGGCACCCTTCACGGATGAACAGCTCTACATGGAGCAGTTCACCAAGGCCAACTTCTG GTACCAGCCATCCTTCCATGGAGTGGACCTGTCAGCCCTCCGAGGCGCTGCAGTGGACGAGTATTTCCGGCAGCCTGTGGTG GATACGTTTGACATCCGGATCCTGATGGCCAAGTCTGTCAAGTACACGGTGAACTTCTTAGAAGCCAAAGAAGGAGATTTGCACAG GATAGAAATCCCATTCAAATTCCACATGCTGCATTCCGGGCTAGTTCACGGTCTGGCTTTCTGGTTCGATGTCGCCTTCATCGGCTCCAT AATGACAGTGTGGCTGTCCACGGCCCCGACGGAGCCCCTGACCCACTGGTACCAGGTCCGGTGCCTGTTCCAGTCACCACTGTTCGCCAAGGCCGGGGACACGCTCTCAGGGACATGTCTGCTTATTGCCAACAAAAG ACAGAGCTATGACATCAGTATTGTGGCCCAGGTAGACCAGACGGGCTCCAAATCCAGTAACCTCCTGGATCTGAAAAACCCCTTCTTCAG ATACACAGGCACGACGCCCTCGCCCCCACCCGGCTCCCACTACACGTCCCCCTCGGAGAACATGTGGAACACGGGCAGCACCTACAACCTCAGCAGCGGGATGGCCGTGGCCG GGATGCCGACCGCCTACGACCTGAGCAGTGTTATTGCCGGCGGCTCCAGCGTGGGCCACAACAACCTGATTCCTTTAG CCAACACGGGGATTGTCAATCACACCCACTCCCGGATGGGCTCCATAATGAGCACGGGGATTGTCCAAG GGTCCTCCGGCGCCCagggcagcggcggcggcggctccagTGCCCACTACGCGGTCAACAGCCAGTTCACCATGGGCGGCCCCGCCATCTCGATGGCCTCGCCCATGTCCATCCCGACCAACACCATGCACTACGGGAGCTAG
- the YIPF2 gene encoding protein YIPF2 isoform X1: MAAADELAFHEFEEASNLLAETPDAVTTSGSGQLTPQGHVAVAVDSGGSYGAEEEVEESDKTALLQEKQQPGFWTFGYYQSFFDVDTYQVLDRIKGSLLPRPGHNFVRHRLRNRPDLYGPFWICATLAFVLAITGNLTLVLAQRRDPSIHYSPQFHKVTVAGVTIYCYVWLVPLALWGFLRWRKRVRERVGPYTFLETVCVYGYSLFVFIPTVVLWLIPVPWLQWLFGALALALSAASLVFTLWPVVREDTRLVAAVLLSTVVLLHALLATGCKLYFFQPLPLEPLVPPPQATSLPLNLLPPPTPRSQVT; encoded by the exons ATGGCAGCGGCCGACGAGCTGGCCTTCCACG AGTTCGAGGAAGCCTCTAATCTGCTGGCCGAGACCCCAGATGCGGTCACTACCAGCGGAAGTGGTCAGCTGACCCCACAGGGGCACGTGGCTGTGGCTGTGGACTCAGGTGGTAGCTATGGAGCCGAGGAAGAGGTCGAAGAGAGCGACAAGACAGCG CTCCTGCAGGAGAAGCAGCAGCCTGGATTCTGGACCTTTGGCTACTATCAGAGTTTCTTTGACGTGGACACGTACCAG GTCCTGGACCGAATCAAAGGCTCGCTGCTGCCCCGGCCTGGCCACAACTTTGTACGGCACCGTCTACGGAATCGGCCGGACCTGTACG GCCCCTTCTGGATCTGTGCCACACTGGCTTTCGTCCTGGCCATCACTGGCAACCTGACGCTGGTGCTGGCCCAGAGGAGGGACCCCTCCATCCACTACAGCCCCCAGTTCCACAAGG TGACCGTGGCCGGCGTCACCATCTACTGCTACGTCTGGCTGGTGCCGCTGGCGCTGTGGGGCTTCCTGCGGTGGCGGAAGCGTGTCCGGGAGCGCGTGGGGCCTTACACCTTCCTGGAGACCGTGTGCGTCTATGGCTACTCCCTCTTCGTCTTCATCCCCACTGTG GTCCTGTGGCTCATCCCtgtcccgtggctgcagtggctGTTTGGGGCGCTGGCCCTGGCCCTGTCAGCCGCTAGCCTGGTGTTCACTCTCTGGCCTGTTGTCCGAGAGGACACCCGGTTGGTGGCCGCCGTGCTGCTCTCCACGGTCGTGCTGCTCCACGCCCTTCTGGCCACAGGCTGTAAG CTTTACTTCTTCCAGCCGCTGCCCCTGGAGCCCCTGGTGCCTCCACCCCAGGCCACGTCTCTGCCCCTAAACCTGCTGCCGCCGCCCACCCCAAGGTCCCAGGTGACCTAG
- the YIPF2 gene encoding protein YIPF2 isoform X2 — protein sequence MAAADELAFHEFEEASNLLAETPDAVTTSGSGQLTPQGHVAVAVDSGGSYGAEEEVEESDKTALLQEKQQPGFWTFGYYQSFFDVDTYQVLDRIKGSLLPRPGHNFVRHRLRNRPDLYGPFWICATLAFVLAITGNLTLVLAQRRDPSIHYSPQFHKVTVAGVTIYCYVWLVPLALWGFLRWRKRVRERVGPYTFLETVCVYGYSLFVFIPTVVLWLIPVPWLQWLFGALALALSAASLVFTLWPVVREDTRLVAAVLLSTVVLLHALLATGCKPLPLEPLVPPPQATSLPLNLLPPPTPRSQVT from the exons ATGGCAGCGGCCGACGAGCTGGCCTTCCACG AGTTCGAGGAAGCCTCTAATCTGCTGGCCGAGACCCCAGATGCGGTCACTACCAGCGGAAGTGGTCAGCTGACCCCACAGGGGCACGTGGCTGTGGCTGTGGACTCAGGTGGTAGCTATGGAGCCGAGGAAGAGGTCGAAGAGAGCGACAAGACAGCG CTCCTGCAGGAGAAGCAGCAGCCTGGATTCTGGACCTTTGGCTACTATCAGAGTTTCTTTGACGTGGACACGTACCAG GTCCTGGACCGAATCAAAGGCTCGCTGCTGCCCCGGCCTGGCCACAACTTTGTACGGCACCGTCTACGGAATCGGCCGGACCTGTACG GCCCCTTCTGGATCTGTGCCACACTGGCTTTCGTCCTGGCCATCACTGGCAACCTGACGCTGGTGCTGGCCCAGAGGAGGGACCCCTCCATCCACTACAGCCCCCAGTTCCACAAGG TGACCGTGGCCGGCGTCACCATCTACTGCTACGTCTGGCTGGTGCCGCTGGCGCTGTGGGGCTTCCTGCGGTGGCGGAAGCGTGTCCGGGAGCGCGTGGGGCCTTACACCTTCCTGGAGACCGTGTGCGTCTATGGCTACTCCCTCTTCGTCTTCATCCCCACTGTG GTCCTGTGGCTCATCCCtgtcccgtggctgcagtggctGTTTGGGGCGCTGGCCCTGGCCCTGTCAGCCGCTAGCCTGGTGTTCACTCTCTGGCCTGTTGTCCGAGAGGACACCCGGTTGGTGGCCGCCGTGCTGCTCTCCACGGTCGTGCTGCTCCACGCCCTTCTGGCCACAGGCTGTAAG CCGCTGCCCCTGGAGCCCCTGGTGCCTCCACCCCAGGCCACGTCTCTGCCCCTAAACCTGCTGCCGCCGCCCACCCCAAGGTCCCAGGTGACCTAG
- the TIMM29 gene encoding mitochondrial import inner membrane translocase subunit Tim29 yields the protein MAAAALKRFWSRNREDPGGPAAAKPGVWARLGSWARVLLRDYAEACGDAAAAARARPGRAAAYVGLLGGAAACCALAPGEAAFEEALLDASGTLLLLAPATRNRVSEGHVQRLLWLRGRGRLRHVSLGLCSLVYEAPVDAQASLYQARCRYLQPRWADFPDRILDVGFVGRWWVLAGRMRDCDVNDDEFLHLPAHLRVVGPHQLRSETNERLFDEKYEPVVLTDDQVDQALWEEQVLQKEKKDRLALSQADSLVRPEGPR from the exons ATGGCGGCGGCCGCTCTGAAAAGATTTTGGTCCCGAAACCGTGAAGACCCTGGGGGCCCAGCGGCCGCGAAGCCCGGCGTGTGGGCGCGGTTGG GCTCCTGGGCCCGCGTACTGCTCCGAGACTACGCGGAGGCCTGCGGggacgcggcggcggcggcgcgggcccGGCCCGGGCGGGCGGCCGCGTACGTGGGGCTGCTGGGCGGCGCGGCGGCCTGCTGCGCGCTGGCGCCCGGCGAGGCGGCCTTCGAGGAGGCGCTGCTCGACGCGTCGGGGACCCTCTTGCTGCTGGCCCCGGCCACCCGCAACCGCGTCTCCGAGGGCCACGTGCAGCGGCTGCTCTGGCTTCGGGGCCGCGGCCGCCTCCGCCACGTGAGCCTGGGCCTGTGCTCGCTCGTGTACGAGGCGCCCGTCGACGCCCAGGCCAGCCTCTACCAGGCCCGCTGCCGCTACCTGCAGCCCCGCTGGGCCGACTTCCCGGACCGGATCCTGGACGTGGGCTTCGTGGGCCGCTGGTGGGTGCTGGCCGGCCGCATGCGCGACTGCGACGTTAACGACGACGAGTTCCTCCACCTGCCGGCCCACCTGCGCGTCGTCGGGCCCCATCAGCTGCGCTCCGAGACCAACGAGCGGCTCTTCGACGAGAAGTACGAGCCCGTGGTGCTCACCGACGACCAGGTGGACCAGGCGCTGTGGGAGGAGCAGGTCTtgcagaaggagaagaaggacCGACTCGCCCTCAGCCAGGCCGACTCCCTGGTGCGGCCCGAGGGGCCCAGATGA